One region of Primulina tabacum isolate GXHZ01 chromosome 1, ASM2559414v2, whole genome shotgun sequence genomic DNA includes:
- the LOC142540218 gene encoding putative calcium-binding protein CML46: MSPAYLNQFSIENVSLNFKGLQLITLITGLIFNFLFVIFLDKKRVHIFLLGFFQSAIRSQLLMNPVDSESKQRDGTKKGGINSSVKKDKRVDPILHGGDAEDIVIGSLRLMSNPEEARFDVESHEIFSLFEEKDPSPDEVKDAFDVFDCNGDGFIDPKDLQKVLCSLGLDKGLGMDSFKRMIDVFDDNGDGRLDFGEFVRFLEFSL, translated from the coding sequence ATGTCTCCCGCTTATCTGAATCAATTCTCAATCGAGAAtgtttctttaaattttaaagGCCTGCAGTTGATCACGTTGATTACGGGATTGATATTTAACTTCCTCTTTGTTATATTCCTTGACAAGAAAAGGGTACACATCTTTTTATTGGGATTTTTCCAGTCTGCAATCCGATCCCAGTTGTTAATGAATCCCGTGGATTCCGAATCCAAACAGCGGGATGGAACAAAGAAGGGCGGTATCAATTCATCTGTCAAGAAAGACAAAAGGGTCGATCCAATCTTGCACGGAGGAGATGCAGAGGATATCGTCATAGGAAGTTTAAGATTGATGAGCAATCCCGAAGAAGCAAGATTTGATGTGGAATCCCATGAAATATTTAGCCTTTTCGAGGAGAAAGATCCGAGCCCGGATGAAGTGAAGGATGCTTTTGATGTGTTTGACTGTAACGGAGATGGGTTTATCGATCCAAAGGACTTGCAGAAAGTTTTGTGTTCTCTGGGATTGGATAAAGGATTGGGGATGGATAGTTTCAAGAGGATGATCGATGTTTTCGACGATAATGGAGATGGGAGATTGGATTTCGGAGAATTTGTTAGATTCTTGGAGTTTagtttatga
- the LOC142540913 gene encoding transcription factor MYB117-like, with amino-acid sequence MPRQRYKENGCSAANSQRCEMGFPVDAFNDSEQVADFRRRCGGGLKGGELGIFDDAAMEACGEKSKKNGFVYLIDGQNSDGNCKKFKNKQSKLCCRGHWKPSEDTKLRELVAMYGPQNWNLIAETLKGRSGKSCRLRWHNRLDPKINKGAFSEEEEERLMAAQTQHGNKWALISRLFPGRTDNAVKNHWNVAMARRQRELSKSCMKLGKRSSHCTNYYRRRFNTDEFLQQYLVCIFPPIFTE; translated from the exons ATGCCGCGGCAACGCTACAAAGAAAATGGTTGCTCCGCCGCCAACAGCCAACGTTGTGAAATGGGTTTTCCTGTCGATGCTTTCAACGATTCTGAACAAGTTGCGGACTTTCGAAGGAGATGTGGAGGCGGTTTGAAGGGAGGGGAATTAGGAATTTTTGATGATGCTGCAATGGAAGCCTGCGGCGAGAAATCTAAGAAAAATGGTTTCGTCTACCTGATCGATGGGcaaaactcagatggaaattgcaaaaaattcaaaaataagcaGTCGAAATTATGTTGTAGAGGGCACTGGAAACCTTCAGAAGACACCAAACTGAGAGAACTAGTAGCCATGTACGGCCCGCAGAACTGGAACCTCATAGCTGAAACACTAAAAGGAAGATCAG GAAAAAGCTGCAGATTAAGATGGCATAATCGGCTGGACCCAAAGATCAATAAAGGAGCTTTCAGTGAAGAAGAAGAGGAAAGATTAATGGCGGCTCAAACACAACACGGCAACAAATGGGCGCTGATTTCCAGGCTTTTTCCAGGTAGAACAGATAATGCAGTGAAGAATCACTGGAACGTTGCGATGGCCAGGAGACAGAGGGAgctatcaaaatcatgcatgaaactcGGAAAAAGGAGTTCTCATTGTACAAATTATTACAGAAGAAGATTCAATACGGATGAATTTCTGCAACAATATCTGGTTTGCATCTTTCCACCTATTTTCACtgaataa
- the LOC142546540 gene encoding KH domain-containing protein At4g18375-like → MTGQRNNYGKRPHSHSDYAENNGNKRRNSGSDKDSFHIGYDDTVYRYLCPGKKIGSIIGRGGEIVKQLRIDTKSKIQIGESVAGCEERVITIYSASKESNDSDGFDSHLCPAQDALFRVHDRIIAEDAMVEDSEEYAQVTVRLLVPSDQIGCIIGKGGQIVQNIRSETGAQIRIVKDDHLPACALRSDELVQISGDASVVKKALYEIASRLHDNPSRSQHLLSSSARTGYPSGGSVLGSSAGAPIMGLTPLVGLYGGYKGERSEWPQSLYSAPRNETSSREFSIRLVCPTANIGGVIGKGGTVINQVRQDSGATVKVDSSAAEGDDCLISISAKEIFEDTFSPAIDAAIRLQPRCSEKVERDSGLVSFMTRLLVPTSRIGCLIGKGGSIISEMRKVTKANIRIVSKENLPKVASEDDEMVQISGDPDIAKDALIQVMSRLRANVFEKEGAMSTFMPFVPYLPISADGSDSLKYGNRDAKNRERGYSYSGVYGRSADLAPADNYGSYGGSRSGSGGNAYGAYGSYSSGRSVGSGFSARSPVSRGRTYDY, encoded by the exons ATGACCGGTCAGAGGAATAACTATGGCAAACGGCCTCATTCCCATTCTGATTATGCTGAAAATAACGGGAATAAAAGAAGAAATTCTGGAAGCGATAAAGATTCATTTCATATTGGTTATGATGACACAGTGTATCGCTATTTGTGCCCAGGGAAGAAAATTGGAAGTATTATTGGAAGGGGAGgagaaattgttaaacaattaaGAATTGACACTAAATCAAAGATCCAAATTGGTGAGTCTGTTGCAGGATGCGAGGAACGAGTCATTACCATATACAGTGCTAGCAAGGAGAGTAATGACTCTGATGGATTCGATAGTCATCTTTGTCCTGCTCAAGATGCCCTTTTTAGGGTACATGATAGGATCATTGCTGAGGATGCGATGGTTGAGGACTCAGAAGAGTACGCACAAGTTACAGTTCGACTTCTGGTACCTTCTGATCAGATTGGTTGCATAATTGGGAAGGGTGGACAGATAGTTCAAAACATCCGCAGTGAAACTGGGGCACAGATTCGAATTGTAAAGGATGATCATTTGCCAGCATGTGCATTGCGTTCAGATGAACTTGTCCAG ATATCAGGTGATGCTTCTGTGGTGAAGAAAGCTCTGTATGAGATTGCATCTCGCCTACATGACAATCCTTCTCGATCTCAGCATTTACTTTCTTCTTCTGCTCGTACTGGGTATCCTTCTGGTGGTTCAGTATTGGGTTCCAGTGCTGGTGCTCCAATAATGGGATTAACTCCACTTGTTGGGCTCTATGGGGGATACAAGGGTGAAAGATCTGAGTGGCCTCAGTCTCTTTACTCAGCTCCTAGGAATGAAACATCTTCAAGAGAATTCTCAATTCGCTTGGTGTGTCCAACTGCTAATATAGGGGGTGTCATTGGCAAGGGAGGCACGGTAATCAACCAAGTAAGGCAAGATTCTGGGGCAACTGTTAAAGTTGATAGCTCTGCTGCTGAGGGAGATGATTGCTTGATATCTATCTCTGCAAAAGAG ATTTTTGAAGATACGTTTTCTCCGGCAATCGATGCTGCTATACGATTGCAGCCCAGGTGCAGTGAAAAAGTCGAAAGAGACTCTGGTCTTGTTTCTTTTATGACCAGGTTACTTGTTCCTACTTCTCGAATTGGCTGTCTCATTGGAAAAGGAGGGTCCATAATTTCGGAGATGAGGAAAGTGACCAAGGCTAATATTCGCATTGTGTCGAAAGAAAACCTGCCTAAGGTTGCTTCTGAAGATGATGAAATGGTTCAG ATTTCTGGAGATCCTGATATTGCCAAGGATGCTCTTATACAAGTAATGTCACGTTTGAGGGCTAATGTTTTTGAGAAGGAGGGCGCTATGTCTACATTTATGCCTTTTGTCCCATATCTTCCAATATCAGCAGATGGTTCAGACAGCTTGAAATATGGAAACAGGGATGCTAAGAACCGTGAGCGAGGGTATTCTTATTCTGGTGTATATGGTCGTTCTGCTGATTTGGCACCAGCGGATAATTATGGTAGTTATGGCGGTTCCCGG AGTGGTAGCGGCGGCAATGCATATGGAGCATATGGAAGCTATTCCTCAGGGCGATCTGTTGGTTCTGG GTTTTCTGCACGTAGTCCTGTTTCACGTGGGAGAACCTACGACTACTAG
- the LOC142515401 gene encoding uncharacterized protein LOC142515401, which yields MDQNKSAFLIGIVGAVITLSAYSQTFISPTQCITVGLLVLIFGLLVREGILSV from the coding sequence ATGGATCAAAACAAAAGCGCGTTTCTGATCGGAATCGTAGGTGCGGTGATCACGCTTTCTGCTTATTCCCAGACCTTCATATCTCCCACACAGTGTATCACGGTTGGATTACTAGTTCTGATCTTTGGTCTTCTTGTTAGAGAAGGTATTCTCTCTGTTTGA